AGCCGGCGGGGGAGGGCAGCGGGCGGCCGCCCGGCGGTCAGTCCGTCTCTTCCCGGACCTGCGAGACAAGCTGGGTGGGATTGACGAACCGGAGGGCCACTACCAGCAGCACCATCATCATGAGCATGTAGACAACAGCCATCGCGTCGACGGACTGCTGGGCGCGGATACCGGCCCCGGTCATGGCCGTGAACAGCGCCACGACAAGGGTGTCGGAGGTGGAATCCGAGGTCAGGAAGGTCAGCTCGAACATGCCCACCGTCCGGACCAGCACCAGGACCGCGGCCGCAAGGATGCCCGGCACCAGGAGCGGCGCGAGGATCCTCGTGAAAAGCCGCAGCATGTTGGCGCCGCACATCCGGGCCGCCGACTCGATCGACGGGTTGATCTGCTCGATGAACGGCGTCATGGTCAGAATGACGAACGGGATGGACGGAACCAGGTTGGCCAGGATCACGCCCGTCAGGCCCGGTGCCAGGTGGTAGTACGTCAGCAGCGTCGCCAGCGGGATCCCATACGTGATCGGGGGCATCATGATCGGCAGCAGGAAGACGAGCATCAGGATGTTCTTGCCCGGGAAACTGCGGCGGGCCAGCACGTAGGAGGCAGGCGCGCCGATCAGCACGGAGATTCCGACGACGGCGATGGAGACGGTCAGCGTGGTGCCGATGACCTGGCCGAGGTCGTATTCCTTCCAGGCGTCGGCGTACCAGGTGGGGGTGTAGCCCGACGGCAGCCAGGTGTCGAACCATTCCTTGGCGAAGGAGTTGACGACCACGGAGGACACCACACCGAGCAGCAGCAGCAGGAACACGGCCATGCTTCCCCAGATCAGGAACGTTCCCGGGGAGGCCGCCAGCGGCCGTTTGGCGGCGGCGGGCGTGGCGCCGGACTTTGGTTTCAGTGTGAGGCTCATCAGCCCTTACCTCCGGTGGATCCTTTGTACATGCGGGAGCGCCAGATCAGCACCAGAACGATGACGACCAGTTCCACGGC
The nucleotide sequence above comes from Arthrobacter sp. KBS0702. Encoded proteins:
- a CDS encoding ABC transporter permease, whose protein sequence is MSLTLKPKSGATPAAAKRPLAASPGTFLIWGSMAVFLLLLLGVVSSVVVNSFAKEWFDTWLPSGYTPTWYADAWKEYDLGQVIGTTLTVSIAVVGISVLIGAPASYVLARRSFPGKNILMLVFLLPIMMPPITYGIPLATLLTYYHLAPGLTGVILANLVPSIPFVILTMTPFIEQINPSIESAARMCGANMLRLFTRILAPLLVPGILAAAVLVLVRTVGMFELTFLTSDSTSDTLVVALFTAMTGAGIRAQQSVDAMAVVYMLMMMVLLVVALRFVNPTQLVSQVREETD